Proteins from one Candidatus Binataceae bacterium genomic window:
- a CDS encoding amidohydrolase family protein codes for MAHEGGAAVRARLNHPVIDADGHWREFPPLLMEDLRRIGGSKAVEGFQAAGSRLNRLAVGLANTAPTADGFAAETARRRARRELQGGWWQTPWGSRDRATAVMPKLLYERLDEIGLDFIVLFPTYGLSLPHIADEQARRACCRAYNSYLAERFASYSDRITPVAPIPMHTPDEAIAELEHAVSELGLKAVMMGSLIRRSGEGGIWLDPLGIDSAYDYDPVWAKCQELGVAPAFHTAGNGLGLRVSPSNFVYNHIGHFASAQDAVCKALFLGGVTRRFPSLRFAFMEGGAGWACNLYSDLVGHWHKRNPKALEQLRPSALNREEFLALAERFGDSGWAQFLHGPGADLDRLGLLLAVGIDVPETQDDFAQCGIAQGQDIRELFAERFYFGCEPDDPTVVWAFNTRTNPYRARLHPLFSSDISHFDVPDMNGVLSEAYELVEDGALDRGQFRDFVFANSARYLTCNNPRFFSGTRVEAAVRELLATEAQAASLPDTPPSLAATR; via the coding sequence ATGGCGCATGAAGGCGGCGCCGCGGTGCGGGCCAGATTGAATCACCCGGTAATCGATGCCGACGGCCACTGGCGGGAGTTTCCTCCCCTGCTTATGGAGGATCTGCGGCGTATCGGCGGAAGCAAGGCGGTGGAAGGCTTTCAAGCCGCCGGCTCCCGGCTCAATCGTCTAGCGGTGGGATTGGCAAACACCGCACCCACTGCCGATGGCTTTGCCGCCGAGACCGCCCGACGGCGGGCGCGGCGCGAGTTGCAGGGCGGATGGTGGCAGACCCCCTGGGGCAGCCGCGATCGCGCCACCGCGGTGATGCCCAAGTTGCTCTACGAGCGGTTGGACGAGATCGGCCTGGATTTTATCGTGCTGTTCCCCACTTACGGCTTGAGCTTGCCCCATATCGCCGACGAACAGGCCCGGCGTGCCTGTTGCCGGGCCTACAACAGCTATCTAGCCGAGCGGTTCGCTTCTTACTCGGATCGGATTACTCCGGTCGCGCCCATTCCGATGCATACTCCCGACGAAGCGATTGCGGAGCTGGAGCACGCAGTGAGCGAGCTGGGGCTAAAGGCGGTCATGATGGGCAGCCTGATTCGGCGTTCGGGTGAAGGCGGCATCTGGCTTGATCCGCTGGGAATCGACAGCGCCTACGACTACGACCCAGTCTGGGCCAAATGCCAGGAGCTGGGCGTGGCGCCGGCTTTTCATACCGCCGGCAACGGCCTCGGGTTGCGGGTGTCGCCCAGCAATTTTGTCTACAACCATATTGGCCATTTCGCTTCGGCTCAGGACGCGGTGTGCAAGGCGCTGTTTTTGGGCGGTGTCACCCGACGCTTTCCCAGTCTGCGTTTCGCTTTCATGGAGGGTGGCGCGGGATGGGCCTGCAACCTTTACAGCGACTTGGTCGGCCATTGGCATAAGCGTAACCCCAAGGCGCTCGAGCAGCTGCGCCCCTCCGCCCTCAACCGCGAGGAATTCCTCGCCTTGGCCGAACGTTTCGGCGATTCCGGCTGGGCTCAATTCCTGCACGGGCCGGGCGCCGACCTCGACCGGCTGGGGCTGCTGCTGGCGGTAGGTATCGACGTGCCCGAGACGCAGGACGATTTCGCTCAATGCGGGATCGCTCAGGGACAGGATATCCGCGAGCTGTTTGCCGAGCGCTTTTATTTCGGTTGCGAACCCGACGATCCCACGGTCGTTTGGGCCTTCAATACCCGAACTAATCCCTATCGCGCCCGCCTGCATCCGCTCTTTAGCTCCGACATCAGCCATTTCGATGTGCCTGACATGAATGGTGTACTGAGCGAGGCCTACGAACTGGTCGAGGACGGCGCGCTCGACCGGGGCCAGTTTCGCGACTTCGTCTTTGCCAACTCCGCCCGTTACCTCACCTGCAACAATCCGCGATTCTTTAGCGGCACGCGGGTGGAAGCCGCGGTGCGCGAGCTTCTGGCGACCGAAGCACAAGCCGCTAGCTTGCCAGACACGCCGCCAAGCCTAGCTGCCACGCGATAG
- a CDS encoding glycosyltransferase family 1 protein → MVVQPKPPPGDCSHDFHGSLAPAEIVLFRGLAEDRRISMEVYADHLEAALVRERPDRWRIRAYRPQIPRSIAALPLSYQQRLRLTRYLGYPLAARRSQGDLNHVIEHGYGHLALALRAGRTIVTVHDLIPILHWQGAIAGAPAERKRPLLSELSLRALRHATQVIAISENTRRDLIRYLDCPGEQVSVVYWGVDEAFRPVVPEEKLALRKSWGLPTDHSRLILISGARFYKNEETSLAVMGQLQPGAAPLLLVRLGPSTASWRAVLKRSGLGRRVIELESVPHDRMWQLYNAVDCLLFPSWYEGCGLPPLEAMACGTPVVASDAGALPEVLGEAALMAPPGDVRGLTRALELMLGDAARRQRQIALGLAQAHQFSWQRTARETAAVYDRVLTNPPR, encoded by the coding sequence GTGGTTGTCCAGCCCAAGCCGCCGCCCGGGGATTGTTCCCATGATTTCCATGGCAGCTTAGCGCCGGCGGAAATCGTCCTGTTCCGCGGACTGGCCGAAGACCGCCGCATCAGCATGGAGGTATATGCCGACCATCTCGAGGCCGCCCTGGTTCGGGAGAGGCCGGATCGATGGCGGATCCGAGCTTACCGGCCACAAATCCCGCGCTCGATCGCGGCTCTGCCGTTGAGCTATCAGCAGCGTCTGCGCCTGACTCGCTATCTCGGCTATCCGCTGGCCGCGCGCCGCAGTCAGGGCGATCTCAATCATGTGATCGAGCACGGCTACGGCCATCTGGCGCTGGCGCTGCGCGCTGGGCGCACGATCGTCACCGTGCACGACCTGATCCCGATATTGCATTGGCAAGGAGCGATCGCGGGCGCGCCCGCGGAGCGCAAGCGCCCGCTTCTGAGCGAGCTGTCCTTGCGTGCCTTGCGCCACGCTACCCAGGTGATCGCGATCAGCGAGAATACCCGGCGCGATCTAATCCGCTATCTGGACTGTCCCGGCGAGCAGGTAAGCGTGGTCTATTGGGGTGTCGATGAAGCCTTTCGCCCCGTTGTGCCCGAGGAAAAGCTCGCCTTGCGCAAGAGCTGGGGCCTGCCCACCGACCACAGCCGGCTGATACTTATCAGCGGCGCGCGCTTTTATAAGAACGAGGAAACCAGCCTGGCCGTGATGGGCCAGCTTCAGCCCGGCGCGGCTCCGCTCCTGCTGGTGCGGCTGGGACCATCGACCGCATCGTGGCGGGCAGTGCTTAAGCGCTCGGGACTGGGGCGGCGGGTAATCGAGCTGGAGTCAGTGCCGCATGATCGGATGTGGCAACTCTACAATGCCGTCGATTGCCTGTTGTTTCCCTCCTGGTACGAGGGCTGCGGCCTGCCTCCGCTGGAAGCGATGGCGTGCGGCACGCCCGTGGTGGCCTCGGATGCCGGGGCGCTGCCCGAGGTGCTGGGCGAGGCCGCCTTGATGGCGCCGCCCGGCGACGTCCGCGGCCTGACCCGGGCGCTCGAGCTGATGCTAGGCGATGCGGCCCGAAGGCAGCGGCAGATAGCCCTGGGGCTGGCCCAGGCGCATCAATTCTCCTGGCAGCGCACGGCGCGCGAAACCGCCGCGGTTTACGATCGCGTGCTGACCAACCCGCCGCGCTGA
- a CDS encoding type II toxin-antitoxin system PemK/MazF family toxin, with translation MPERGEVWLANLNPRRGTEAGKTRPVLIVQAQALIEAGHPSTLIIPLTTNLVDDAEPLRIRVLAQASLRRDSDLLIDQLRAIDNRRLVEGPLAQLDHAIMARVAVALREVLDLV, from the coding sequence ATGCCTGAGCGCGGCGAAGTCTGGCTCGCCAATCTGAATCCTCGCCGCGGCACCGAAGCGGGCAAAACCCGGCCGGTGCTGATCGTCCAGGCGCAGGCACTGATCGAGGCCGGCCATCCCTCGACGCTGATCATTCCGTTGACGACGAATCTCGTTGATGACGCAGAGCCGTTGCGGATCCGCGTGCTGGCGCAAGCTTCGCTGCGGCGCGACTCCGACCTGCTCATCGACCAGCTCCGCGCGATCGACAACCGGCGCCTGGTCGAAGGCCCGCTCGCTCAACTCGACCATGCGATTATGGCGCGCGTCGCGGTAGCGCTGCGCGAAGTGCTCGACCTGGTGTAA
- a CDS encoding PIN domain nuclease — protein sequence MTLVDSSVWIDYFNGKRGAATDLLDRLMDREILLVGDLILAEVLQGLRSESDAARALSHFEPFEFRAMGGREIAIGAARNYRFLRGRGITVRATIDTLIATFCIQHGHTLLHSDRDFDAFERHLGLQVIKG from the coding sequence GTGACCCTGGTCGATTCTTCGGTCTGGATCGACTACTTCAACGGCAAGCGCGGCGCCGCCACCGATCTGCTCGATCGCTTGATGGACAGGGAAATCCTGCTGGTCGGCGATCTGATTCTCGCTGAGGTGTTGCAGGGGTTGCGCTCCGAATCGGACGCCGCCCGCGCGCTCAGCCACTTTGAGCCGTTCGAATTTCGCGCCATGGGCGGCCGTGAGATTGCGATCGGCGCGGCGCGGAATTATCGCTTCCTGCGCGGACGAGGCATCACCGTGCGGGCGACGATCGATACGCTCATAGCGACATTTTGCATTCAGCACGGTCACACGCTGCTTCACTCCGACCGGGACTTCGACGCGTTCGAGCGCCATCTTGGACTGCAGGTGATTAAAGGCTGA
- a CDS encoding type II toxin-antitoxin system VapB family antitoxin — protein sequence MRTNIVIDDGLMKDAMRASGAKTKREAVERSLELMVRLKRQGEMRELRGKLRWEGDLDAIRRDRFAKE from the coding sequence ATGCGGACCAATATCGTGATTGACGACGGCTTGATGAAGGACGCGATGCGTGCTTCGGGTGCCAAGACCAAGCGCGAGGCGGTCGAGCGCAGCCTTGAACTGATGGTGCGGTTGAAGCGACAGGGCGAGATGCGCGAATTACGCGGCAAGCTCCGCTGGGAGGGCGACCTCGACGCGATACGGCGCGACCGCTTCGCCAAAGAGTGA
- a CDS encoding ribbon-helix-helix protein, CopG family → MESISLKLPTELLETSDRCARALGIPRAEYIRRAIERMNRDAETRARAERMARASRKVHRESMRVNAEFARIERDPDA, encoded by the coding sequence ATGGAATCAATCTCGCTGAAACTGCCGACGGAGCTGCTCGAAACGAGCGACCGCTGCGCCAGGGCGCTCGGCATCCCGCGCGCCGAATACATCCGTCGCGCCATCGAGCGGATGAACCGCGACGCCGAAACCCGCGCCCGCGCCGAACGCATGGCGCGCGCGTCGCGCAAGGTACACCGCGAAAGCATGCGGGTGAACGCCGAGTTCGCCAGAATCGAGCGCGACCCGGATGCCTGA
- a CDS encoding RidA family protein, translating into MAKQAVTSTQLRPPTAPFSSAITIEARGRLVFVSGMVARRADGTIAGVGDLAEQTRQVCENIKSALEAAGGSMADLCRVDNYVRDIEQRELINHVQRQYFPDPPPASTLVEVSKLVSPELLIETSAIAVIPEH; encoded by the coding sequence ATGGCCAAGCAAGCAGTAACCTCGACCCAACTGCGCCCACCCACCGCCCCCTTTTCCTCCGCGATTACGATCGAGGCACGCGGACGACTGGTGTTTGTCTCCGGAATGGTGGCGCGGCGCGCGGACGGCACGATCGCTGGAGTGGGCGATTTGGCGGAGCAAACTCGCCAAGTCTGCGAGAACATCAAGAGCGCGTTGGAGGCCGCGGGCGGATCGATGGCCGACCTGTGTCGAGTCGACAACTACGTGCGCGATATCGAGCAGCGCGAGTTGATCAACCACGTCCAGCGCCAATACTTTCCCGACCCACCCCCGGCCTCGACTCTGGTCGAGGTGTCCAAGCTGGTCTCACCCGAGTTGTTGATCGAGACCAGCGCAATCGCCGTCATCCCCGAGCACTAG
- the atzF gene encoding allophanate hydrolase: MAQQLPALDIASLSAAYAAGACRPTEIVARIGEAIAAAGHGPIWIDVVETAQLLAQAEAVERRRAAGEELPLYGLPFALKDAIDVAGRQTTAACPAFAYRAATSAPVVQRLSAAGAILLGKTNLDQFCTGLVGVRSPYGACRSLFDPAYIAGGSSSGSALAVAAGLASFAVGTDTAGSGRVPAAFNNIVGLKPSKGLISSRGVVPACPSQDCVSILAGTVGDAMAVLRVAAGYDPADPFSRRAPDPAFQASALPREPRFGIPSRLEFFGDWQAESLYQASLDKLRAVGSLAEIDIEPFLAAGALLYEGPWLAERLASHQAFLDAHPEAFHPVVAALLERGRKITAVDAFRGMHRLAELRRATAAQWERMDLLVLPTSPTIYSIDQIEADPIGLNTRLGYYTQFVNLLDLSAIAVPAGFRRDGLPFGISLIAPAFGEGALAPIADRFHRAQPSTIGATGRPLPSVGSLAPGERESRPGWIRVGVVGAHLSGQPLNWQLTQRGARLVETTRTAAGYRLFALPTRPSKPGLIRDRRGAGAIEMEVWELEAAPFAALVAEIPSPLTIGSVRLEDGRMVQGFLCESEGVEGAREITSFGGWRAWLAHRG, from the coding sequence ATGGCGCAACAATTACCGGCTTTGGACATCGCCAGCTTAAGCGCGGCCTACGCCGCTGGCGCCTGCCGGCCCACTGAAATCGTGGCGCGGATCGGCGAGGCGATCGCCGCCGCCGGCCATGGGCCCATCTGGATCGACGTGGTCGAGACCGCGCAATTACTGGCTCAGGCCGAGGCCGTGGAGCGCAGGCGCGCGGCGGGCGAAGAACTCCCTCTCTACGGCCTGCCCTTCGCCCTCAAGGATGCGATCGACGTGGCCGGTCGGCAGACGACCGCGGCCTGCCCCGCTTTCGCCTATCGTGCCGCGACCAGCGCCCCCGTGGTCCAACGGCTAAGCGCCGCGGGCGCGATTTTGTTGGGCAAGACCAACCTCGATCAATTCTGCACCGGTTTGGTGGGCGTGCGCTCGCCATACGGCGCCTGCCGTTCGCTGTTCGATCCCGCCTATATCGCCGGTGGGTCCAGTTCCGGCTCCGCGCTGGCGGTTGCGGCAGGTCTGGCCAGCTTCGCCGTGGGTACCGATACGGCGGGCTCGGGCCGGGTTCCGGCGGCTTTCAACAATATTGTCGGGCTCAAGCCCAGCAAGGGACTGATCAGCAGCCGCGGGGTGGTTCCCGCATGCCCCAGTCAGGATTGCGTCTCGATCCTGGCGGGAACCGTGGGCGATGCGATGGCGGTGCTGCGCGTTGCGGCCGGCTACGATCCCGCCGATCCCTTTAGCCGGCGTGCTCCCGATCCCGCGTTCCAGGCTTCCGCCCTGCCCAGGGAGCCCCGTTTCGGTATCCCCAGCCGCCTGGAGTTCTTCGGCGATTGGCAAGCCGAAAGTTTGTATCAGGCCAGCCTGGACAAGCTGCGAGCTGTGGGAAGCCTGGCGGAGATAGACATCGAGCCTTTTTTGGCCGCCGGCGCGCTTTTGTACGAGGGGCCTTGGTTGGCCGAGCGGTTGGCCAGCCATCAAGCCTTTCTGGATGCCCACCCCGAAGCCTTCCATCCGGTGGTAGCTGCGCTATTGGAGCGGGGGCGCAAAATCACGGCGGTTGACGCCTTTCGCGGTATGCACCGCTTGGCCGAGTTGCGCCGCGCCACCGCCGCGCAATGGGAGCGGATGGATCTCCTCGTGCTTCCCACCAGCCCAACCATCTATAGCATTGACCAGATCGAGGCCGATCCGATCGGCCTCAACACGCGCCTGGGCTATTACACCCAATTTGTCAATCTGCTGGATCTGAGCGCAATCGCGGTACCGGCTGGATTTCGGCGCGACGGCCTGCCCTTCGGCATCAGCTTGATCGCGCCCGCCTTTGGCGAAGGCGCCTTGGCTCCGATTGCCGACCGCTTCCATCGCGCTCAGCCCAGCACGATCGGCGCCACTGGGCGGCCGTTGCCAAGCGTGGGAAGCCTCGCTCCGGGCGAGCGGGAGAGCCGTCCCGGATGGATCCGGGTGGGCGTGGTGGGAGCCCATCTCTCGGGCCAGCCGCTCAATTGGCAACTCACGCAGCGCGGCGCGCGCCTGGTCGAGACGACCCGCACCGCCGCCGGCTATCGCCTGTTCGCCTTGCCGACCCGCCCATCCAAACCCGGCCTGATCCGCGATCGGCGCGGCGCTGGCGCGATCGAGATGGAAGTTTGGGAACTGGAAGCGGCGCCCTTCGCCGCGCTGGTCGCCGAAATTCCCTCACCCCTGACGATCGGCAGCGTCAGGCTGGAGGATGGACGCATGGTGCAGGGTTTTCTGTGCGAGAGCGAAGGCGTGGAGGGCGCGCGCGAGATTACCAGCTTCGGCGGCTGGCGCGCCTGGCTGGCCCATCGCGGCTAA
- a CDS encoding NAD(P)-dependent oxidoreductase, giving the protein MAGPGSISVIVAGTSFPAIPKFLSAALPEMHLEMVELEALKIGGFAAQVLIPAMAPIDGALMDKIAGLRLIHQWGAGLEGVDIAAASARSIAVANVPTAGTGNAESVAEWCVMAAIAVSRRLAQARHNLRTGADWGAPEGRVLFNRRAGIVGLGGIGQALALRLRPFGMRLMGLQRSPNPALAKALDLEWLGGPAQLPELLARSDYLFLCLPQTEDSRGLIDERALALLPPQACIINPARGGLIDAAALLAALRQGRLMGAAMDVFEREPLAVDSPLAAHPEILATPHIAGVTDLSYSGIAAALAANIRRLSAGQALENCVNPSALTP; this is encoded by the coding sequence GTGGCAGGCCCAGGCTCGATTTCAGTCATCGTCGCCGGCACTTCGTTCCCGGCTATTCCCAAGTTTCTCAGTGCAGCGCTGCCCGAGATGCATTTGGAGATGGTCGAGCTTGAGGCCTTGAAAATCGGCGGTTTCGCCGCCCAGGTGCTAATTCCCGCGATGGCACCCATCGACGGCGCATTGATGGACAAAATCGCCGGCTTGCGTCTGATCCATCAATGGGGCGCCGGGTTGGAAGGAGTCGATATCGCGGCGGCTAGCGCGCGCTCGATCGCAGTGGCAAACGTGCCCACCGCGGGCACCGGCAATGCCGAATCGGTGGCCGAATGGTGCGTGATGGCGGCGATCGCGGTCAGCCGGCGGCTGGCGCAGGCTCGGCACAATCTGCGCACCGGCGCGGACTGGGGCGCGCCCGAGGGGCGAGTGCTGTTTAACCGACGGGCAGGAATCGTGGGCCTGGGCGGAATCGGACAGGCCCTGGCGCTGCGGCTGCGCCCCTTCGGGATGCGCCTAATGGGCTTGCAGCGCAGCCCCAATCCGGCGCTGGCGAAGGCACTGGACTTGGAATGGCTGGGCGGGCCCGCTCAACTGCCGGAGCTTTTGGCACGCAGCGACTATCTGTTCCTGTGCCTGCCCCAAACCGAGGATAGCCGCGGCCTGATCGACGAGCGCGCCCTGGCTCTGCTGCCGCCCCAGGCCTGTATCATCAATCCGGCGCGCGGCGGTTTGATCGACGCCGCAGCCCTGCTCGCGGCCTTGCGCCAGGGGCGGCTGATGGGCGCAGCGATGGACGTCTTCGAGCGCGAACCGTTGGCGGTTGATTCACCCCTGGCTGCCCATCCTGAAATCTTGGCCACCCCGCATATCGCCGGCGTGACCGACTTGTCCTACAGCGGTATCGCAGCGGCGCTGGCCGCCAATATCCGACGGCTGAGCGCGGGCCAAGCCCTTGAGAACTGTGTCAACCCATCGGCATTAACTCCCTAA
- a CDS encoding VWA domain-containing protein, with translation MANIVRYTQWDGSQRVKLNAAQVFEKLSEYLSYTDDVNQALDWMLRQGLELDDMRVMGLDEFLEQLRQEMRQRYSDFNLRHSLSEMEQRLHDLLEREREALRRNLESKPANAEQLRQLGQMPRRLSQALRKLENHEFQDEQARAEFDDLLSEYQNIRDLENFRERYGQNFHGPQALSYEDAVRLMREMEQLRQLEQDLMSNRLEEISLDQLRELLGQEAWQDLRSLRQMVILIKEAGLVTPKGNQLQLSPRGVRRIGQLALRDIYRGLLKDRHGGHATDHRGLVEARPESVRPWEFGLPLSLDLVATLKRGLMRAPGVPLHLYPDDFQVYESDYASSCSTVLCLDMSWSMSWEGRFAAAKKVALAMESLVRTKFPRDYFSIVGFFTRAVELKLKDLPEASWNMGDPFTNLQDGLRLASDLLSRHPAKNQHIIVITDGQPTAYFAKGRLFCEWPLSFGGVSVRAAQETLKQVERVTQRGITINTFMLDDSPSLRAFVEKMTQINRGRALYTRPDRLGEYMLVDYLSRKRKRV, from the coding sequence ATGGCCAATATCGTTCGCTATACTCAGTGGGACGGCTCGCAACGGGTCAAGCTCAACGCGGCGCAGGTCTTCGAGAAGCTTTCCGAATACCTGTCCTATACGGACGACGTCAACCAGGCCCTGGATTGGATGCTGCGCCAGGGGCTGGAGCTGGACGACATGCGAGTGATGGGGCTGGACGAATTCCTGGAGCAACTGCGCCAGGAGATGCGCCAGCGCTACAGCGACTTCAACCTGCGCCATTCGCTCAGCGAGATGGAGCAGCGGCTGCACGATCTGCTCGAGCGCGAGCGCGAGGCCTTGCGCCGCAACCTGGAGAGCAAACCGGCCAATGCCGAGCAATTGCGCCAGTTGGGCCAGATGCCGCGACGGCTGTCACAGGCCCTGCGCAAGCTGGAGAATCACGAGTTCCAGGACGAGCAGGCGCGCGCCGAATTCGACGATCTGCTGAGCGAGTACCAAAACATCCGCGACCTGGAGAACTTCCGCGAGCGCTACGGTCAGAACTTTCACGGCCCTCAAGCGCTCTCCTACGAAGACGCGGTGCGGCTGATGCGCGAGATGGAGCAGTTGCGCCAACTCGAGCAGGACCTGATGTCCAACCGCCTGGAGGAGATTTCGCTCGATCAGCTGCGCGAGCTGCTGGGCCAGGAAGCCTGGCAGGATTTGCGCAGCCTGCGCCAGATGGTGATCCTAATCAAGGAAGCCGGCTTGGTTACCCCCAAGGGCAATCAGCTCCAGCTCTCGCCCCGCGGCGTGCGCCGCATAGGCCAGCTCGCTCTGCGCGACATCTATCGCGGCTTGCTCAAGGATCGCCACGGCGGCCACGCCACTGACCATCGCGGCTTGGTGGAAGCGCGGCCCGAATCGGTGCGGCCGTGGGAATTTGGCTTGCCGCTCAGCCTGGACCTGGTGGCTACCCTCAAGCGCGGCTTGATGCGTGCGCCCGGGGTACCGCTGCATCTATATCCCGACGACTTTCAGGTTTACGAAAGCGACTATGCCTCTTCCTGTTCCACCGTGCTGTGCCTGGACATGTCCTGGTCGATGAGCTGGGAGGGGCGCTTTGCCGCCGCCAAGAAAGTCGCGCTGGCGATGGAGAGTCTGGTGCGGACCAAGTTTCCGCGCGACTATTTCTCGATCGTCGGCTTCTTCACCCGCGCCGTGGAACTCAAGCTCAAGGATCTGCCCGAGGCCTCCTGGAACATGGGCGATCCCTTCACCAACCTGCAGGATGGTCTGCGCCTGGCCAGCGACTTGCTCTCGCGCCATCCCGCCAAAAACCAGCACATCATCGTGATAACCGACGGCCAGCCCACCGCCTACTTCGCCAAGGGGCGGCTGTTTTGCGAATGGCCGCTATCCTTTGGCGGGGTCAGCGTTCGCGCCGCGCAGGAAACTCTCAAGCAGGTGGAGCGCGTGACCCAGCGCGGTATCACGATCAATACGTTTATGCTCGATGATTCGCCAAGCCTGCGTGCTTTTGTGGAAAAGATGACCCAGATTAACCGCGGCCGTGCCCTCTATACCCGGCCCGATCGGCTGGGTGAATACATGTTGGTGGACTACCTCTCGCGCAAGCGCAAGCGAGTCTGA
- a CDS encoding alpha/beta hydrolase has product MALSDFPAGLAEKIAAMGPNFNNEVLGATRALYLPLVKGQSASEITISPDLAYGSDPRQKLDLYRPHGSNLPILVYIPGGGFVGGDKNADGTFYPNLGIYFARHGWLTIIANYRLAPAHPWPAGAQDVASVIGWARANAPSHGGDPNRVFLFGQSAGASHAATYLFNSDFHPAGGAGITAAILMSGVYRVGANPGPNMIAYYGADESQYQARSAISHAAKSKVPLLLSLAEYDPPGLAIPTFELAAAVTARDGKSPQFIWQQGHNHVSTVLSLGSGQEDVGGRIREFLSGF; this is encoded by the coding sequence ATGGCATTGAGCGATTTTCCAGCAGGCTTGGCGGAGAAGATCGCGGCGATGGGGCCAAATTTCAATAATGAGGTCCTGGGCGCGACGCGGGCGCTGTACTTGCCGTTAGTCAAAGGACAAAGCGCTAGCGAAATAACTATCAGCCCGGATCTCGCCTATGGTTCCGACCCACGCCAAAAGCTTGACCTGTACCGACCGCACGGCAGCAACCTGCCGATCCTGGTGTACATTCCCGGCGGTGGTTTCGTGGGCGGCGACAAAAATGCCGACGGAACATTTTATCCTAACCTGGGAATTTATTTTGCTCGTCACGGATGGCTCACGATTATCGCCAATTATCGCCTGGCGCCGGCCCATCCCTGGCCCGCCGGTGCACAAGACGTGGCCAGTGTGATCGGCTGGGCACGGGCTAACGCCCCCAGCCATGGCGGCGATCCCAACCGAGTCTTTCTCTTCGGCCAATCGGCGGGCGCCAGCCACGCCGCGACCTATCTCTTCAATTCGGATTTCCATCCCGCCGGCGGCGCCGGTATCACCGCCGCGATTCTGATGAGCGGGGTGTACCGGGTGGGCGCCAATCCGGGCCCCAACATGATCGCCTACTACGGCGCGGACGAAAGTCAGTACCAGGCGCGCTCGGCGATTTCGCACGCGGCTAAGAGCAAAGTGCCGCTCCTCCTGAGCCTGGCCGAGTATGATCCGCCGGGACTCGCGATTCCGACGTTCGAGCTGGCGGCGGCGGTCACCGCGCGCGACGGCAAGAGTCCGCAATTCATCTGGCAGCAAGGCCACAATCATGTCTCCACCGTGCTCAGCCTGGGCAGCGGCCAGGAAGACGTGGGCGGGCGGATTCGGGAATTCCTCAGCGGATTTTAG